The Streptomyces halobius genomic interval GAGGACGCCGACGAGCCCAACGGCCTCTTCTACCGCTGGAGCCCGCCGCAGGGCTTCCGGCACGGACGCGGCAAGCTGCGGACGCTGGCCGACGACGCCGGTGTGCTGGCCGCCCCCAAGTGCTTCGACTCCGGCGGCCGGTTCGTCGACGATCTGTCGCGCGCCACGAAGACCGGCACCGTCTACGGCGTCGACTGGATCGAGGTCCCCGACCGCGACGCCCGTACGACATCGGTGCGCAAGCAGTTCGCCGACGATGAGATCACCCGCGCCCGCAAGCTGGAGGGCATGTGGTGGGCGGACGGCGGTGCGTACATCGTCTCCTCCTTCGCCCGCGAGGAGAGCCCGGTCCAGCACGACGGGCAGGTCTGGTTCTACAACCCGTCGCGGCGGACCCTCACACTGAAGGTGCTGCTCGGCGTCAACCCGGACCCTGCCGAGGACGGCGCGCTCGACGGCCCCGACAACATCACCGTTTCCCCCTACGGTGGCCTGATCATCGCCGAGGACGGGGAGGGCGTCCAGCATCTCTTCGGGGCCACCGAGGACGGCCGGACCTACCCGATCGCGCGCAACGAGGTGAACGTCGGTACGGCCGAGGAGCCGGAGTTCGGCGAGTTCACCGGGCCGGTCTTCTCCCCGGACGGGCGGACGCTGTTCGCCAACATCCAGGATCCCGGGATCATGCTGGCGATCACCGGGCCGTGGAAGCGGCAGCGGTAGGGGTAGCGGAGGGGGTTCCGTCGGTGGTTTTCGCGGTGGTTTCCGAGGCGGTTTCGCCGGCCGGGGGCTCAGGGGCCGTTGCCGTGATGACGTAGTAGTCCAGGAGACCGGCCTTGTACGCCGTCAGATAGCGGCGCGCCCACTCGTCGCGGAGCTCCGGCTGCTGGGCCATATAGCGGTCGTACGGCTCCCAGACCGCGTCGCCGATCGCCCGCACCTGGACGTCCCTCAGGCCCGCCGTGACCAGCGCCGTGGCGACGTCATCGATCACATGGGGGACGTCCAGGCCGTCCGCGTACGAGGGCAGCAGCTCGGGCAGTGCGCGGGCGGCGTCGTGATCGCGGGCGAAGAACGTGGTCAGCGCCAGCCGGCCGTCCGGGCGCAGCACCCGCGCGGCCTCGCGCGCGAAGGCGGACAGATCGCGGAAGTGCTGCGCGGCCTCGACGGAGTAGAGACAGTCGATGGCGGCGTCGGGGAGCGGGATGCGCTGGGCGGCGCCTTGGATGAAGTCGAGGGGGGCGGGGGCTGCGTTGGGCCCGGTGGAAGGGCCGTTCCCGCTGGTGGTGCCGTTTCCCCCGTCGGGGGGTGAGAGCAGCGCCGCGTGGGTGCGGCGGGCGCGGGCGATCTGGTCCGGGTGGGCGTCCAGGCCGATGACCTTGCCCAGGCCGAATTCCTGGAGGGCCAGTACGCAGCCCAGCCCCCGGCCGCAGCCGACCTCCAGGGCGGTGCGGTCCTGCGGCCGGTCGAAGGTGCCGAGCACCAGACGGTAGAGGTCCTGTTCGCTGCGGACGCGGTCGGCTTCGGTGAACGGGCGGTCGGCGATGTCGGGCAGCCGTGCCCAGTAGCCGAAGTTGATGAAGCCGCCGGCGAAGGCGGGGACGGTGCTGAGGTCGGCTTCGCCGTAGGTGATCGCTACCCGGTCGGGGAGCGAGTCCGCCTCCCCGGCGGTTGTCCGGCCGGGCGAGTCCGCTTCCGCGGCGGTTGTTCGGTCGGGGTGGTTCGTTCGGCCCGCGTCGTCGGTTCGGCCCGGCTGGCCGGGGGTGCCGGTCGGGGGCTGCTGCGTCATGGAACGCTCCTGGTGGTGTCGCTGCGCTCTGCCCGGGCCGACTTGGCTGCTTGCCGTTATCGGCCGGCCCCCGTGGGGGTTTCGATGTTCGCGGCACGTTGATCGCCACGTTATCGGCTGTCCCGCCGTTGTGCCTGCGGTGGGCTGTTGCCGCTGCGCGGGGCTGTTCGGCAGCGGTGCCGGGCTTACACGGCTCCGCCGCTACAGCCCGGCCCCTCCCGAGGGTGGTGGGGAGGGCGCGTCAGCCCCCACCGGCCTCCGCCCGTAGGCGTCTGCGGGCCGGTGGGGTTGCGCGCGGTGTCAGAGCGCCGCGGCCGCGGGCTTCTGCATGCCGCGTACGGTGCGTGCGTCGACGAATTCACCCATGGCCGTCATCTCCCATTCGCCGGAGAACTGGCGGATGAGCTTGACCATCATGACGCCGGTGCGCTGCTCGGAGTTGGTGAGGTCGAAGCGGACCAGCTCCTCGCCGGTCTGTGCGTCGGTCAGGCGGCAGTACGCCTTGGCGACATCCGAGAACTTCTGGCCGGAGAACGAGTTCACCGTGAAGACCAGGCCGGTGACCTGCGGCGGGAGTCCGCCGAGGTGGACGGTGATGACCTCGTCGTCGCCGGAGCCGTCGCCGGTGAGGTTGTCGCCGGAGTGCTGGATCGCACCGTTCAGGATCGACAGCTTGCCGAAGAAGCAGTTGTCGATCTTCTTGCGATCGGGGCCGTAGGCGATGACGGAAGCGTCCAGGTCGATGCTCTTGCCGCGGTACGCGGGCTCCCAGCCGAGGCCCATCTTGACCGAGGTGAGGACCGGCTGACCGCCCTTGACCAAGGAGACCGTCTGGTTCTTCTGGAGGCTGACGCGGCCCTTGTCCAGGTTGACCTTGCCGAGGGAGGGGAACGCCGGGCTGGGCTGGGTGGAAGAAGCAGCAGCGGCGGGGGTGGCGGGCTGGGCCGGGGGAGTGGCTGCCGGTGGCGGGGCGACGGGGGCGGGGGTGCCGGCGGGCGGGCCCCACTGGGCGGCCGGGGAGGGGGGCGGTGCCGCCGGAGGAGCCGGGGGTGTCTGGGGGGCGGCGGGGGCGGACGGCTCCTCGTCCACGCTGACGCCGAAGTCGGTGGCGATGCCCGCCAGGCCGTTGGCGTAGCCCTGGCCGACGGCGCGGACCTTCCACGCGCCGTTGCGGCGGTAGATCTCCATGACGATCAGCGCGGTTTCCGTGCCGAGCTGGGGCGGGGTGAAGGAGGCGATGACACCGCCGGTCCCGGCGTCGCGGACCGTGCCGGTCGGCTCGGTGCCGGCGAAGGTCGCGCCGGGGGCGTCCAGGCTGGCGGTGACGACGACCTTCTGGATGTCGTCGGGCACCGCGGCGGTGTCCACGGTGATGGTGTCGCCGGTGCCGCCGGCCGCGGCGGTGTGGGTCACACCGGGGCCGCTGGGCTGGTTGTAGAACACGAAGTCGTCGTCGGAACGCACCTTGCCGTCGGCGGTGAGCAGCAGGCCCGACACGTCGAGCCGCACGGGGGCGGTGACGTCCACCGCCACCCGCGCGGAGGTGAGCGGGAGGTTCGAGCCAGGAGTCATAACGGTCATGCCAGCAGTAACGAACGGCCCGCCTTTGCGGTTCCATTACCCGTACGCGGATGGCCGCCCGGTACGGAGGGCCGCCCGGTTCGGGGTGATCAGCGGCGTTCGCGTGAATTGCCGAACAGCAGCCGGTAGATGATCAGCAGCACCAGGGCCCCGGCGACCGAGGCGATCCACATGGACGGCTCGCCGAAGTCCTTCGGTATCGGGCGGTCCAGGAACTTGGTGGACAGCCAGCCGCCCATGAAGGAGCCCACGATACCGATCAGCGTGGTGCCGATGAGCCCGCCCGGGTCGCGTCCCGGCAGCAGGACTTTGGCGATGACGCCGGCGACCAGTCCCAGTACGAGCCAGCTGACGATGCCCATGATGCATTTCCTCGTTCCTGCGCGGTAGATGCGCCGCGCTATGTCTTCTCAAGACGCAGTCCGGCGGCGTGGAGTTCCGTGCGGAGGCGGAAAACCGCTGGTGCGGGCGGATTCGGTTCAGTGGGGCCAGCGGGGCGGATCGGTGCAGAACGCGCCGCCCAGGTGGGTGTGTTCCGGGTTGTCCCAGGAGAGTTCGCCCTGTGCGGCGATCAGTTGGGCGGCGTAGGTCTCGGAGTCGTCCTGGGGGTCGTAGCCGAGCGCGCGGGCGGTGGAGAGGTCCCACCACAGGCGGGTGTTGGCGGAGGAGGCGTAGGCGACGGTGTGGCCGACGTCCTTGGCGGTCAGGGAGGCGTGCAGCAGGCGGGCGCAGTCGGCCGGGCTCAGCCAGATGGAGAGCATGCGGACGCTGGTGGGTCGGGGGTAGCAGGAGCCGATGCGCAGCGAGGCGGTCTCGATGCCGTGCAGGTCCCAGTAGAGCGAGGCGAGATCCTCGCCGAACCCTTTGGACAGGCCGTAGAAGGTGTCGGGGCGGTGGGGTGTGTCGACGGGGATGGCGGCGGAGCCGTCCGCGGGGCGGGGAGTGAAGCCGACGGCGTGGTTGGAGGAGGCGAAGACGACTCGGCGTACGCCTTCCTCGCGGGCGGCTTCGTAGAGGTGGTGGGTGCCCTCGATGTTGGCCCGGAGGATCTGCTCGAACGGGGCCTCCAGGGAGATGCCGGCCAGATGGATGATCGCGTCGACGTCACGGACCGCCTCGCGCAGCGCCTTCCGGTCGGCCAGATCGGCGGTGATGGCGTCCGGTTCGCCGTCGATGGGCCGCTGGTCGAAGAGTCTCAGCCGGTATCCGTAGGGCGGCAGCAGCTCGCGCATCAGGGTGCCCACGCCACCGGCGGCTCCGGTGAGCAGGACGGTGCGGGGTGCTTCGGTCATGGGCGGGATGCTTCCGGGTGGGGCTGATGGTCGAGCTGCCGGGGTGCATGGCTGCATGGATGCAGGTGCGGATGGTGTTCAGATGAGTGGAACGCTAGAACGGTAGGGAGCCGGGTGATGGCGGGTCAAGAAGCTTGATTCACTGGGGAGAGGCGGTTGTGCGGTGGGGCTTCGTCGCCACTCCTCCGCCGTCTCCGCCTTCGCCCGGAGATCGCCCTCGCCTTCCGCCGCGCGCTGGACCCGGCGACGAGGCCCCTGCGTACCGGCGCGTTCCTCTACCCGTGAGATGCCGTCGGCGCCCCGGATGCCGCTCGCCGCATCGCCCGACTCGGGGATCCGTACCCTTGGGCGCCGCGCACCGCTGCGGCGCCGACGCCGGTGTGGATCCGGCGGACGTCCCCGCGCACGCCGACGGCGTGGTGGTCCCTGCACCGGTGACGCCGCGGCCCGCGCCGATGCGCCCGGCCCGCTCGGGGACGGCGATCCTCGCCGCCGATCTCACCGTCGTCTCCGGTCTCGGCGGCAGCCCCGGCACCCTCGCCGCCGATGCCGCCCACGCCGCCTCGCCGGGCGTGGGCGCACTGCGGCGCTACCACGCGGGCCTGGCGAGCGACCAGGATCAGTCCGCCGTACCGGCCGCGCTGCGCGACACCGCGGGGAACACCGCACGCTGAAACAGCCGGGCGTGCCGCGCCGGTCCGCTCGGTCCGCCCGGTCCGGTCGGCTGTGTGGAGGCGGCCGCGTCCGTGGCGCCGGTGAGATGTGCGAAGACGACGACATTGCCGAGGTATTCCTGCGTGTCGGCGTCGAAGTCGCCGCCGCAGGTGATCAGACGGAGTTCGGGCCGGTCGGCCTCCCCGTAGACCTTGTCGTCCGGGAAGTCCTCGCCGTCGTAGACCTCGACCGCGTCGACGGTGAAGACCGCCGTCCGGCCGTCCTCGCGCAGGATCTCGATGGGGCTGTGCTTCTTCAGGGAGCCCAGGCTGTAGAAGACGGCGGGCCCGGAGTGGCTGTCGACATGGCCGGCGATGAGGGCGGTGCCCCGGCTTCCGGGGGCGGCGCCGTCCTTGTACCAGCCGGCCAGGTTCTTGGTGGCGTCCGGTGGCGCGTCGAGGCTGCCGTCCGGGGTCAGGCCCAGCTTCATCAGGGGTGCGTCGATCTTCACGGACGGCACGGTGACCCGGACCGGCTCCGACGCGGGCAGTGGCGGGATGGCCGGTACGGCGGGTACCGCGGGCCGGGTGCCCGGCGGACCGGCGCCGAACCCCTGGGCGGCGGACGGCTGGGGCGGCGGTCTGGTCTCGGTGCCGTGGCTGAGCAGCCAGAGGCCGGTGGCCAGCGCGAGCGCGGTGATGCCGGCTATGACGGGTGTGCCGCCACGGGCGGGGCTGCGGGGTCCCATCGCTGTGCGCACTCCTCCCGGGAAGCGGGATTCGGTCCGCGGACCGGCCCCCCGGCTGCCTCGCAGGCATCCGGCCGTTGCTGCTCACGGCGGCCGGCCGGGGCAGGTCCCCCTCAGGAGCGGCCCCCCTCGCGACGGCGGCGCAGCATCCAGATGCCCCCGGCGACAGCGGCCATCACCAGGGCCGAGCCCGAGGCGATCTCGGAGGCGCTGGAGCTCTCGGCCGTGGTGCCGGCACCGGTCTTCGCCTTTCCCTTGGGCGCCGGGGTGGCACTGCTGCCGGCGGTGGCGCCCGGGGGGCCGCCCCCGGCGCCGTGCTCGCTCACCGTGCTGCCCTCGCCGCCCTTGGCCGTCTTGCCCACCTTGCTGATCTTGCTGACGCCGACGGTGCCGGTGAGCTCCTTGCCGTGGGAGCAGATACCGCCGAGGCCGTAGTTACCGGGCCGGGTGCCGGACGGAATCCGCAGCGTGCCCTGCACGTTCCCGGAGTGCGCCCGTCCCGTGGACGAGAGGTGGATGATGCCGGCGCCCAGCGCGCTCGCGTCGACCCTGGCCGAGCCGTTCTTCCCGCAGGCGTTGCTGGTCAGACTGACCGTGGAGCCCGCCGTGGCCGCGCCGGGGGAGGCCTCGATGGTGCCGAAGTCACCGGCGGACGCCGCGGTGGTGGAGAGACTTAGCGCGGCGACGGACAGCGCGGCACCGGTGAGTACTCGACTGGAACGCATGGTGACGAACCTCCACGAAGCGCGGACCGGGCACGCCGTTGTGCCACGAGAAGAGTTGACGGAGTTCCACGCTTCCTGATTCCGAGGTAAGCGGCCCGGCGCCGACCAAGCCTGCTGACATGCTGTCAGAACATGCCTCGCCGGTCGACGGCCGTCCCGCATCGCCAGGAAAAGGGCAGGTCGGGGCGGGATTTCCGGTGAGAGTCGGTAATCTGGCGCGTTGGGGTGATCGGGTGACGGGGTGTGGCGGTGCTGGGTTGCGTCGTGCCGGTCATCCCCCTGCCCAGGCCGGGCGTGCCTACCCCGGCCGTACGAACCCGCATTCGTACGCGGCGATCACCGCCTGGGTCCGGTCCCGCACCCCGAGCTTGGCCAGCACCCCCGCGACATGGGTCTTGACCGTGGCGGGGCCGACCCCCAGCCGGTCCGCGATCTCGGCGTTCGTCAGCCCGCCCGTCATCAGCCGCAGCACCGCGCCCTCCCGCTCCGACAGCCGGTCCCGCAGCGCCCGCGCCGCGTCGTCCGCCGCCCGCTCCCCGGCGTGCCGGGCGGCCAGCGCGCGGACCGCCGCCGGGAACAGCAGCGAATCGCAGCGCGCCACCAGCCGCACGGCCTGGACCAGCTCCTCCGCGCCGGACCGCTTGAGCAGAAACCCGCTGGCCCCGGCCCGCAGCGCGTCATAGACATAGGAGTCGTTCTCGAACGTCGTCACCACGATGATGCGGGGCGGCTCGGACATCCCGGCGAGCACCTGCTCGGTCGCACGGATACCGTCGATCTCAGGCATCCGGACGTCCATCAGTACGATGTCCGGGCGCAGTTCACGGATCAACGGCACCGCCTCCGCGCCGGTCGCCGCCTCGCCGATCACCTCCATATCGGCCTCCGCGCCGAGGATCGCGCGTAGCGCCGAACGCACCATCCGCTCGTCGTCGGCGAGGACGACACGGAGCGCGCGGGCGCCGCCGGCCCCGGGAGGCGGAACGGTTTCCGTACCCGTCGCGTCCGCCTGCTCGCCGTTGTTGCGCATCCCGCTCATTCCCGCTCGCCTGCCCTGTCCTTGCTGAGCTCGCTGTGTTTGCCGTGCTCGACCCGGTTGATTCGGTGGATCCGGCCGACCCGGTGGACCCGGCGGACCCGGGTCAATTCGGTGGACCCGGTCATCCGGCCCCCCGCCCTGTCCCACCCGGCCGACGATCGCCCGGCTTACCGTGCCGCCTGTCCCGCCCACGGTGCCGTCCGTCCCGCTCACCGCGCCGCCCCCAGCGGCAGCCGGGCGGTCAGCCGCCATACGCCGCCGCGCGCAGCGGCCGTCGCATTGCCGCCCAGCAGCCGGGCGCGCTCACCGATACCCCGTAGCCCGCGGCCCCCGCCCGTACGAGCCGCCGGGGCAGCGGCGTCCGCCGTATCGTCCACCGTCCGCTCCGCCGTCAGCGGGTTCTCCATGGTAAGCGTCAACTCCCCCTCATAGATGTGGAGTTGGAGCTCGACGTCCACCGGACCGGCATGCCGCAGCGCGTTGCTGAGCCCCTCCTGCACGATCCGGTACGCCTCCCGGGAGACCATCGGCGGCAGCCCGGCGCGGCTCCCCTCGATCGTTGTCCGGATGTGCAGACCCACCGCGCGGGTACGGTCGAGCAGCGTGTCCAGGCCGTCCAGGGTGGGCGCCGGAGCGGTCGGCCGAGCGCCGTCCTCCTCGCGCAACAGCCCCAGGACGGTGTCCAGTTCCGCGACCGCCTCACGGGTGGTCTCCTCGATGGCGGTCAGCGCCTGGCGGGCGAACTCCGGGTCCGCGTCCAGGACCCGGCGGGCCGCGCTCGCCTGGAGGGTGACGGCGCTGAGCGCGTGCCCCACGGAGTCGTGCAGCTCGCGGGCCAGCCGGTTGCGGGAGGCCAGATCGGCGGCCCGGCGCTCGGCGGCGGCCAGCTGGTCGGCGGGCGTCGGCCCCAGGAGCAGCGGTGCGCAGCGGGCCAGCAGCGCCCCGGCCGCCCAAGCGGTGCCGACCAGCAGGGCCAGCAGCATCAGACCGGCGAGCGGGCCGAGCGCACGGGGGACGGGCTGCCACCACCACAGCGAGGCGTACCGGTCGGGGCCGGAGTACGGCAGCGCCAGCAGCACGATCGCGGCCGGCGGTACGGCGAGCGTCATCCCGCTCACGGTCCCGCCGATGCCCACATGCATCACGAACCACAGCGCCGCACGCCGCCTGGCCGCCCACGAGTCGGCCGGCCCGTCGGCCAGCAGTTCCTCGGGCACACCGCACAACGACCGTACGGAGCCCACCGAGACCGGCCGCGCCTGCGGGACAAGCACCACCAGGGCGGCGAGCGGCAGCGCGCCGCCGAATGCCAGGAGCTGGGTCGTGAGATCGCGCCACGGATCGGCGCCGGGCACGATCAGCGAGAGAACGACCGTCATCAGCAGGAAGAACGGCATCAACAGCGCGCCGCCCTGCACCAGATGGCTCCAGCGCCCGACGATCAGTTGCACCGCGCGGCCTCGCGTTCGGCGAAGAAATGGGCATCGGCGACTGCCGCGAGTATTCCGACCAGCATCTGCACAGAGTAGGCCAGGCCCAACCAGGGCGTGGCGAGCCGCGGATCGACGGCGGGCACCGAGAGCGTGGTGAGCGTCATCCAGCCGCCCCAGCAGGCCGGCGCGCCCGAGCCGGTCCGGGCGGCGGCCGGCGGCAGCAGGAGCGGGACGTGGCGGCCGCGCCATCAGCACGGTCAGCGCGTTCAGCGCCATCAGGGAGTTGCCGTCCTGGCGCAGCGCGCTCGCCTCGGGAATGCCGATCCGGCTGCCCGCGACCCGGGCGGTCTTCAGCGAGAGGTAGGGGACGCAGGCGACCAGGGGGCCGCCCGGAGGAGGGAACGGGTGCGCTGCGCGGTCATGCCCTCAGACTTCCGGCGTCCCGGCCCGGCCGCCTCGCCCTCGGTGACGATCCTCCCCCCATTGCCTGAACGGCATGGGAGGTACCCCCATCGCCGGACGGGGGGAGCCGTACGACGGAAGCGGAGGAGAGGGTTCCGGGGCGGAGGTGGGGAGGGAGAGTCGGGATGCCGCCGGGCCGGACGCCGCGCCGGAAGGTGGCTCAGAGCCGCCGGGTGGCCAACGTCAGCCGGTCCCGCGCGTCGAACAGCGCGTCCCTGATGGTCTGTTCATGGGCCGGCGTGAGCCGTGCCACCGGCACCGAGCAGCTGATCGCGTCCCGCGCCGGGGTGCGGTACGGGATCGCCGCACCGAAACAGCGCAGGCCCAGCGTGTTCTCCTCGCGGTCCACCGCATAACCCCGCTCGCGCACCGTGTGCAGCTCCTCGATCAGCTGCTCGCGGTCGGTGATGGTGCGCTCGGTCAGCGCCGTGAGGGTGGGCGGCAGCAACGCGCGGACCTGGTCGTCGGTGTAGGTGGCGAGCAGCGCCTTGCCCAGCGAGGTGGAGTGCGCGGGCAGCCGGCGGCCGACCCGGGTGAACGGCCGCAGATAGTGCTGCGACTGGCGGGTGGCGAGATAGACGACATTGACACCGTCCAGCCGCGCGAGGTGGATCGTCTCGGTGGTGTCGTCCGCGAGCCGGTCCAGCGCCGGGCGGGCGGCGGCCACCACTTCGTCGCCGTCGATGTACGACGTGCCGACCAGCAGGGCGCGGACGCCGATGCCGTAGCGGGTGCCGGTGGCGTCCGTCTCGACCCAGCCCAGGTCGACGAGGGTGCGCAGCAGCATGTAGAGGCTGGACTTGGGGTAGCCGACGGCTTCCTGGACCGAGGCCAGGCTGTGCATGCCGGGGCGGCCCGCGAAGTACTCCAGCAACTCCACCGTCCGCACCGCGGACTTGACCTGCGATCCACCGGAATCGGCAGCTGACATCGCCCTTGACCCCTCTGCTCGGACAGTCATAGAGTCCCATATGTTCATGATCCGGGACGATGTTCAGCATATCGAACGCCGTACGGGCTGCGGCAAGACCGGGCACGCTCCGACCCGTCCCGGTCATACTCGATACGGCTCGATACGGCTCGGCTCGTACGGTCGGCACGGCATCGCCCGGGAGGAATGCACGGTGGCAGCAGAGGCAGCACCAGTCTGGAGTGTCGACCCCCGAACCGGGAAGCCACGCGAACAGGTTGCGGTGGAGTCCACAGCGGCCGAGGTGGACGCGGCGGTACGCACGGCGCACGCCGCCTTCGCCCCGCTCGCCGACCGCACCGTACGCGCCACCTTCCTGCGCCGCGCCGCCGGTCTGCTCGACGAGGCGGGCGAGGCGGTCATCGAGGCCGCCGACGCCGAGACCGCGCTCGGCCCCGGCCGGCTCACCGGCGAACTCGCCCGCACCACCTACCAGTTGCGGGCCTTCGCGGACGGTGTGACCGAGGGCGCGTTCCTCGACGTACGCATCGACCACGCCGACCCCGACCGCACCCCGCCACGGCCCGACCTGCGCCGCTACAAGATCCCGCTGGGCACCGTCGCGGTCTACGCCGCCAGCAACTTCCCGCTCGCCTTCTCCGTCCCGGGCGGCGACACCGCCAGCGCCCTCGCGGCCGGCTGCCCCGTCGTCGTCAAGGCGCACCCCGACCACCCCGCCACCTCCGAACTCTGCGCCGCGCTGCTGCGCCGCGCCGCCACCGACGTCGGCCTGCCCGAGGGGGTGGTGAACCTGGTGCACGGCTTCCAGGCGGGCATCGACCTGGTGCGCCACCCACTGATCTCCGCCGCCGGGTTCACCGGCTCGGTGCGCGGCGGCCGTGCCCTGTACGACGCGGCCGCGGCCCGCCCGCACCCCATCCCCTTCCACGGCGAACTGGGCAGCCTCAACCCCGTCGTGGTCACCGAGGCCGCGGCCGCGGAACGCGCCGAGCAGCTCGGCACCGGGCTCGCCGCCTCGATGACGCTCGGCGTCGGCCAGTTCTGCGTCAAGCCCGGCCTCGTCCTGGCACCGGCCGGCGACACCGGCGACCGGCTGCTGAAGTCGCTGACCGCCGCGGTCAGCGACACCGAGCCGGGGGTGCTGCTCGACCACCGGATGCGGGACGCGTTCCTCGACGGCGTCCGCACCCGCGCCGAACTCCCCGACGTCCAGGCGCCGGTGACCCCGGGCGCGGGCGGCGAACACACCGTCAGCGCGGGCTTCCTCACCGTCCCCGCCGCTCGCCTCGCCACCGAAGGGCCGCACGACCTCCTCCTGGAGGAGTGCTTCGGCCCGGTGACCGTCCTCGCCCGCTACACCGACGAGTCCGAGATCGGCGCCGTACTCGCCCGGCTGTCCGGGAATCTCACCGCGACGCTCCATCTGGGCGACGCGGAGAGCGCGGGGACCGATGCTGCCGTGGGTACGGAGAGCGCCGCGACCGGTGATGTGGCAGGCGACGCGGGTGACGCTGGGGATGGTGGTGACGGCGTCGGCCTGGGCGCCCGTGGCGCTGCGGACAGCAACGACGGCATCGGCCTGGGTGCCCGACTGCTCTCCGCGCTCACCCCGCTGGCCGGACGCATCGTGGTCAACGGCTGGCCGACCGGTGTCGCGGTAGCCCCCGCCCAGCACCACGGCGGCCCCTACCCGGCCACCACCTCCACCTCGACCTCCGTCGGCGGCACCGCCGTCGAACGCTGGCTCCGCCCTGTCGTCTACCAGGACACCCCGCCCGCCCTGCTCCCGCCCGAGCTCCGTGAGGACAACCCTCCCCCTGGGGGCACCTCCCGGCGTCAGCCGGGGGACTTCGGCCGGGGGGACCCCCATCTCGCTTCGCTCGGCCTGCCACGTCGTGTCGACGGCCGTGCCGAGGGCGCGTAGCGGCACCGTGCACTCCGCCTCCGGCCTCCGGGTCCGTGCCGCCACCCCCGCCGACCTGGAGACGATTGCCGCCGTGCACACCCGCGCCCGCGCGGCGTACGCCCGTGCACGGGTCCCGGACGCCCCCTTCGACGCGCCGGCCGAACACGCCCGCCGGCGCGCCGCCTGGGCACACGTCCTGGGCCGGGCCGACACCGCCGGCCTCTGCGCCGAACGCCATGGCACGGTCGTCGGCGTCGCCTCCTACCTCGCGTGCCCGGCCACCTGCGGCCACCGGCCGGCGGGCACCGTCACCCTGCAGCAGCTGCATGTCGACCCCGGCCACTGGGGCACCGGCGTCGGCCGTGCACTGCACACCGCCTGCCTGCACGCCTGGCGCGCGGCCGGCCACTCCCGTGCCGTCCTCGACGTGCTCTGGCACAACCACCGTGCCCGCGCCTTCTACGCCGGCCTCGGCTGGCGCCCCGCCCCGGACCGCCGCCCGGCCCCCGATGCCAGCCACCTCACGCTGGTGCTGCCCCTGGCCCCGGACGTCCCTCCCGCCGGGCGATGATCTGCAGCCGTTTCGCGGTGTGCCCGTTCAGCGTCGCGACCGACCCCACCCGCTCTCGCAGCACCGAGAACCCCGCCTCGCGCACCAGTCCCCGCAGCCGCTCCGGCGCATGATGGCGGAACACCC includes:
- a CDS encoding NAD-dependent epimerase/dehydratase family protein translates to MTEAPRTVLLTGAAGGVGTLMRELLPPYGYRLRLFDQRPIDGEPDAITADLADRKALREAVRDVDAIIHLAGISLEAPFEQILRANIEGTHHLYEAAREEGVRRVVFASSNHAVGFTPRPADGSAAIPVDTPHRPDTFYGLSKGFGEDLASLYWDLHGIETASLRIGSCYPRPTSVRMLSIWLSPADCARLLHASLTAKDVGHTVAYASSANTRLWWDLSTARALGYDPQDDSETYAAQLIAAQGELSWDNPEHTHLGGAFCTDPPRWPH
- a CDS encoding class I SAM-dependent methyltransferase, giving the protein MTQQPPTGTPGQPGRTDDAGRTNHPDRTTAAEADSPGRTTAGEADSLPDRVAITYGEADLSTVPAFAGGFINFGYWARLPDIADRPFTEADRVRSEQDLYRLVLGTFDRPQDRTALEVGCGRGLGCVLALQEFGLGKVIGLDAHPDQIARARRTHAALLSPPDGGNGTTSGNGPSTGPNAAPAPLDFIQGAAQRIPLPDAAIDCLYSVEAAQHFRDLSAFAREAARVLRPDGRLALTTFFARDHDAARALPELLPSYADGLDVPHVIDDVATALVTAGLRDVQVRAIGDAVWEPYDRYMAQQPELRDEWARRYLTAYKAGLLDYYVITATAPEPPAGETASETTAKTTDGTPSATPTAAASTAR
- a CDS encoding sensor histidine kinase — encoded protein: MPFFLLMTVVLSLIVPGADPWRDLTTQLLAFGGALPLAALVVLVPQARPVSVGSVRSLCGVPEELLADGPADSWAARRRAALWFVMHVGIGGTVSGMTLAVPPAAIVLLALPYSGPDRYASLWWWQPVPRALGPLAGLMLLALLVGTAWAAGALLARCAPLLLGPTPADQLAAAERRAADLASRNRLARELHDSVGHALSAVTLQASAARRVLDADPEFARQALTAIEETTREAVAELDTVLGLLREEDGARPTAPAPTLDGLDTLLDRTRAVGLHIRTTIEGSRAGLPPMVSREAYRIVQEGLSNALRHAGPVDVELQLHIYEGELTLTMENPLTAERTVDDTADAAAPAARTGGGRGLRGIGERARLLGGNATAAARGGVWRLTARLPLGAAR
- a CDS encoding TerD family protein; protein product: MTPGSNLPLTSARVAVDVTAPVRLDVSGLLLTADGKVRSDDDFVFYNQPSGPGVTHTAAAGGTGDTITVDTAAVPDDIQKVVVTASLDAPGATFAGTEPTGTVRDAGTGGVIASFTPPQLGTETALIVMEIYRRNGAWKVRAVGQGYANGLAGIATDFGVSVDEEPSAPAAPQTPPAPPAAPPPSPAAQWGPPAGTPAPVAPPPAATPPAQPATPAAAASSTQPSPAFPSLGKVNLDKGRVSLQKNQTVSLVKGGQPVLTSVKMGLGWEPAYRGKSIDLDASVIAYGPDRKKIDNCFFGKLSILNGAIQHSGDNLTGDGSGDDEVITVHLGGLPPQVTGLVFTVNSFSGQKFSDVAKAYCRLTDAQTGEELVRFDLTNSEQRTGVMMVKLIRQFSGEWEMTAMGEFVDARTVRGMQKPAAAAL
- a CDS encoding GlsB/YeaQ/YmgE family stress response membrane protein; translation: MGIVSWLVLGLVAGVIAKVLLPGRDPGGLIGTTLIGIVGSFMGGWLSTKFLDRPIPKDFGEPSMWIASVAGALVLLIIYRLLFGNSRERR
- a CDS encoding IclR family transcriptional regulator codes for the protein MSAADSGGSQVKSAVRTVELLEYFAGRPGMHSLASVQEAVGYPKSSLYMLLRTLVDLGWVETDATGTRYGIGVRALLVGTSYIDGDEVVAAARPALDRLADDTTETIHLARLDGVNVVYLATRQSQHYLRPFTRVGRRLPAHSTSLGKALLATYTDDQVRALLPPTLTALTERTITDREQLIEELHTVRERGYAVDREENTLGLRCFGAAIPYRTPARDAISCSVPVARLTPAHEQTIRDALFDARDRLTLATRRL
- a CDS encoding response regulator transcription factor, which gives rise to MSGMRNNGEQADATGTETVPPPGAGGARALRVVLADDERMVRSALRAILGAEADMEVIGEAATGAEAVPLIRELRPDIVLMDVRMPEIDGIRATEQVLAGMSEPPRIIVVTTFENDSYVYDALRAGASGFLLKRSGAEELVQAVRLVARCDSLLFPAAVRALAARHAGERAADDAARALRDRLSEREGAVLRLMTGGLTNAEIADRLGVGPATVKTHVAGVLAKLGVRDRTQAVIAAYECGFVRPG